A region of Actinobacillus porcitonsillarum DNA encodes the following proteins:
- a CDS encoding ABC transporter permease → MLLALCRKCFLTLITLSILSLISYSILLRDPLNSLGNDSIILGYFKYVEGLLHADLGISYSNGEPLTAQVLSVFPATITLCLSALLLSLLLGIPLGFFVAYIRKTTIGKLLTVAGSLSLAVPVFWLALLLLYYASINHWGIASVGELHPIYEIQPLTGFRILDIFSTDSPYKLKMIQSALHHLVLPTLVLGIPSTLEVMRFTQERAEYVLKQNYIKVAQTRGLSAFHIWRTHVLGNTVPALIPTIARHFTVIFAFGMLIENIFSWGGIGRWLVNALAIQNYNAISAGVVVIGSFVLFVDLLTSLIKTLLDPSQKKDWYAK, encoded by the coding sequence TGTCGTAAATGTTTCTTAACGCTAATTACATTGAGCATCCTTTCTTTAATCAGTTACAGTATTCTTTTACGAGATCCACTGAATTCTTTAGGTAATGACTCAATTATATTAGGCTATTTTAAATATGTTGAAGGACTGTTGCATGCTGATTTAGGGATCAGTTATAGCAATGGTGAACCGCTTACAGCTCAAGTATTAAGCGTATTTCCGGCGACAATTACATTGTGTTTATCGGCATTGTTGCTTTCCCTCTTGCTGGGGATTCCGTTAGGATTCTTTGTTGCCTATATTCGTAAAACAACCATCGGAAAACTTTTAACCGTTGCAGGTTCGCTAAGTTTAGCCGTTCCTGTATTTTGGTTAGCATTATTATTGCTCTATTATGCTTCAATAAACCACTGGGGAATTGCTTCCGTGGGGGAATTGCATCCTATTTATGAAATTCAACCGCTTACAGGGTTTCGGATTTTAGATATTTTTTCTACGGATTCACCATATAAACTTAAAATGATACAGAGTGCATTACACCATTTGGTTTTGCCAACCTTAGTCTTAGGTATTCCTTCTACCCTAGAAGTCATGCGTTTTACGCAGGAAAGGGCAGAATATGTTTTGAAGCAGAATTATATTAAAGTCGCTCAAACCCGTGGACTTTCTGCTTTTCATATTTGGCGAACACATGTTTTAGGAAATACTGTGCCGGCATTAATTCCGACTATCGCTCGACATTTTACGGTTATTTTTGCTTTTGGTATGTTAATTGAAAATATTTTCAGCTGGGGAGGCATTGGACGCTGGCTAGTAAATGCATTAGCTATTCAAAATTATAATGCGATCTCAGCCGGCGTTGTGGTCATCGGCTCTTTTGTTTTATTTGTGGACCTTTTAACGAGTTTAATCAAAACCCTTTTAGACCCTTCACAGAAAAAGGATTGGTATGCAAAATAA